The sequence below is a genomic window from Denitratisoma sp. DHT3.
GGTCTCGGTGTTCAACGAACTGTGGGACGCCGAGCGGAGCAAGATCAAGGAGGACGAGCTGCTGCTGGTGGAAGGCAAGGTGCAGAAGGACGAATACATGGGCGGCTTGCGGGTCACGGCGGACAAGCTGATGACCCTGGCCGAGGCCCGCAGCCGCTTCGCCCGGCAGTTGCGCCTGTCGATGAACGGCCAGGCCGACGCCGAGAAGCTGCGCAGCCTGTTGTCGCCGCATCGCCACGGCCCCTGTCCGGTGCGCCTGGCCTACCGCAACGGCGAGGCCGAGGTCGAGATGACCCTTCCCGAAGACTGGCGGGTGCGCCTCGACGATGCTTTGCTGGAAGCGCTGCGGGACTGGCTGACGCCGGACAATGTGAAAGTGATCTACGCATGATCCAACTGATCGACGCCAACGCGCTGGCCGCGCTGAGCGCCGAGGCGGCGGCCAGTCCGCGCCGGCGCAGGAACCGCAATTTCCACGCGGCGGACGACCATCCCGCCCATCGTCTGCTGAACGCCATCGAGCCCGGTTCCTACGTGGCGCCGCATCGCCATCTGGCGGCGACCAAGGACGAGACCATGCTGGTGCTGCAAGGCCGCCTGGGCCTGCTGATTTTCGACGATGCCGGCCAGGTGATCCGCACCGCGACGCTGACGCCGGGCGCGGTGTGCGGCGTCGACATCCCGCACGGCACCTGGCATTCCCTGGTGGCGCTGGAATCCGGCACGGTTTTCTTCGAGGCCAAGGCGGGACCCTATCTGCCCCTGGATGCGGACGAGCGGGCCGCCTGGGCGCCGGCCGAGAACGATGCGGCGGCGGCTGCCTATCAGCGGGAGCTGGCGGCGCGGTTTTCCTGAGGATTCACGCGCAATGGCGGGGTTGTAACGGCTCGGGCTGTCGCCGCTTGCGCCGATTCCGCGAGGACAATGAAAAACGGCCGCCCGAGGGCGGCCGTTTCAATTCCAAGATCGGGATCAGCCGATATCAGAAGGAGTGGCGCAGGGAGGCGCCGATGGAGCGGGGATCGCCACCGGTCGAGCCAACCACGGGGTTGTTGTAGAAGTTGAAAGCGGCAGCCGACTGGTTGTCGATCTTGGTGAAGTAGGTGCGGACCTTGGTGCGCTTGCTCAGATCGTAGTTGTAGGCCAGGGTGTACTGCTTGGCATCGGAGTTGGCCACATCGCCGGTACTCAACTCGAGCTTGTTGGAACGAGCATATTCGAAGGTGACCTGATTGCGGCCGAACTGATGGCCGGCACCGATCATCCAGGCGCTGCGCTCGACGGAGGGGGTGGCGACAGCCTTGC
It includes:
- a CDS encoding WbuC family cupin fold metalloprotein, producing the protein MIQLIDANALAALSAEAAASPRRRRNRNFHAADDHPAHRLLNAIEPGSYVAPHRHLAATKDETMLVLQGRLGLLIFDDAGQVIRTATLTPGAVCGVDIPHGTWHSLVALESGTVFFEAKAGPYLPLDADERAAWAPAENDAAAAAYQRELAARFS